A section of the Pedobacter sp. HDW13 genome encodes:
- a CDS encoding RagB/SusD family nutrient uptake outer membrane protein: MNSIYKKIVPFVAFAMLLTVNGCKKSDLDSELLSQLEPQTALTSVAAMKAALAGIGANVRREFTGDMAPIVTESIFSEVAVDGTTDKTTQAQDMDTRVTPDANLDNPDFNRIGFYWTEGFRGVRMANTVITYIDNVTFKDEAERNAILGAAYFYRAYYYYRLVHQFGDVPLNLKDITTPKLDYYSTKREVILKKMQEDLLFAEKWVKDNVDRGEVTKGACSHLLTKVNLALGDFDAAITSANNLINGGTYSLMRNRFGSTAGDASKNVVWDLHRMDNKAIAANREALFLTIDRETLAGATDLGSQVMRNCVPAWHFANLRTPSGTTQAIVDGINVEIPLTLMYGRGIGRYRGTAYSTKNIWTDNTDYRHAPGMWMNMTDLVYNNPAIKTASNVAERALYGKPLVDVSSANVNNMFLNKGLDTIRHFFGWPHYKTFINSTNALAADKYWSPPRGTNTDWYIFRLAETYLLRAEAYYWKGNLALAMADLNQVRSRANAALLTDASAITIGTILDERARELFYEEPRKTELTRIAYIFATTGKPAYNGKTYNMASFSDNNFFYDRIIEKNDFYRNKVPTVLGVNFKISPYHVLWPVPAAAQRFNTEGRINQNKGYSGYENNVPALDKIQ, translated from the coding sequence ATGAATAGCATATATAAAAAAATAGTTCCATTTGTAGCTTTCGCGATGCTGCTAACCGTAAATGGTTGTAAAAAATCGGATTTAGATTCCGAATTACTATCGCAGCTCGAACCGCAAACCGCTTTAACCAGTGTAGCCGCCATGAAAGCCGCACTTGCCGGTATTGGGGCTAATGTAAGAAGAGAGTTTACAGGCGATATGGCGCCTATTGTTACCGAATCTATATTTTCGGAAGTTGCGGTAGACGGTACAACCGATAAAACCACACAGGCACAGGATATGGACACACGGGTAACGCCCGATGCCAATCTGGATAATCCGGATTTTAACCGGATAGGGTTTTACTGGACTGAAGGTTTCAGGGGAGTACGCATGGCCAATACCGTTATTACCTATATAGATAACGTAACCTTTAAAGATGAGGCCGAGAGAAATGCCATTTTAGGAGCGGCCTATTTTTATCGTGCTTATTATTACTACCGTTTGGTACACCAATTTGGCGATGTGCCTTTGAATTTAAAAGATATTACCACGCCCAAATTAGATTATTATTCGACAAAACGCGAGGTGATCTTGAAAAAGATGCAGGAAGATTTATTGTTTGCCGAGAAATGGGTGAAAGACAATGTAGACCGTGGCGAGGTAACCAAAGGTGCCTGCAGCCATTTGCTTACCAAGGTTAATTTGGCATTGGGCGATTTTGATGCGGCCATTACCTCAGCAAACAACTTAATTAATGGTGGTACCTACAGCTTAATGCGCAACCGTTTTGGCAGCACTGCCGGCGATGCGAGCAAAAATGTAGTTTGGGATTTGCACAGGATGGACAATAAAGCCATTGCTGCAAACCGCGAGGCCCTTTTCTTAACCATCGATCGTGAAACACTGGCCGGCGCTACCGATTTAGGTTCGCAGGTAATGCGTAACTGTGTACCGGCATGGCATTTTGCAAACTTAAGAACCCCATCGGGTACTACGCAGGCCATTGTTGATGGTATAAATGTAGAAATTCCTTTAACCTTAATGTATGGCAGGGGGATTGGGCGTTACCGTGGTACGGCTTACAGTACTAAAAATATCTGGACAGATAATACCGACTACCGCCATGCCCCGGGTATGTGGATGAACATGACTGATCTGGTATATAACAACCCGGCCATTAAAACCGCAAGCAACGTTGCCGAAAGGGCGTTGTACGGCAAACCTCTGGTTGATGTATCGTCTGCTAACGTAAATAATATGTTTTTAAATAAAGGTTTAGATACCATTCGCCATTTCTTTGGCTGGCCACATTATAAAACCTTTATCAATTCTACCAATGCATTGGCAGCTGATAAATACTGGTCGCCGCCGAGAGGAACCAATACCGATTGGTACATCTTTCGCCTGGCCGAAACCTATTTGCTGCGTGCCGAAGCCTATTACTGGAAAGGAAATTTAGCTTTGGCTATGGCCGATTTAAATCAGGTACGCTCCAGGGCCAATGCAGCATTGCTTACCGATGCCTCGGCCATTACGATCGGCACCATACTGGATGAAAGGGCGCGTGAGCTATTTTACGAAGAGCCCCGCAAAACCGAACTTACCCGTATTGCCTATATTTTTGCCACTACCGGTAAGCCGGCCTATAACGGCAAAACCTACAACATGGCATCTTTCTCCGATAATAATTTCTTTTACGACAGGATTATCGAAAAGAATGATTTTTACCGCAACAAAGTACCAACGGTATTGGGCGTAAACTTTAAAATATCGCCTTACCATGTGCTTTGGCCCGTTCCGGCAGCGGCGCAGCGTTTCAATACCGAAGGCCGGATTAATCAGAACAAAGGATATAGCGGCTACGAAAACAATGTGCCTGCTCTTGATAAAATTCAATAA
- a CDS encoding LacI family DNA-binding transcriptional regulator: MENKPVTLKLIAKELKLSISTVSKSLKDYPRIKESTKQRVKELAARLNFTPDVSALRLRDRKSRIIGIILPNLSDHFFTRSIYGMEQLATTHGYNIIISQSHDNYEMEVMAAAALLGSRVDGLIVAISKQTSDFTHLDQFEKIGIPVVYYTRNPSFNLNCHKVLSNTHQGCYMATEYLINRGHQKVAYLGGPKMVNFSHDRFSGYINALKDNNISFNAAHVAYTDFDEENNLLAIKKLFSDYDSSPTALVAFKEKLLFDTLRFLKSVDHPAYQSLECIGFGNDPIIAYLSSSPIASIEENPELLGEQAVSLVVKLISGEIETNAYKKVIVNCNLKVHAIS; the protein is encoded by the coding sequence ATGGAAAATAAACCGGTTACCTTAAAACTGATTGCCAAAGAATTAAAATTGTCTATATCAACCGTTTCAAAATCTTTAAAAGATTATCCGCGGATTAAGGAAAGTACCAAGCAAAGGGTAAAAGAACTGGCTGCCAGGCTAAATTTTACGCCCGATGTTTCGGCTTTAAGGCTAAGGGACCGCAAATCGCGGATTATCGGGATTATTTTGCCTAACCTTTCCGATCATTTTTTTACGCGGAGTATTTACGGAATGGAGCAGCTGGCTACCACACATGGCTATAACATTATCATCAGCCAATCGCACGATAATTACGAAATGGAAGTAATGGCCGCTGCGGCTCTTTTAGGCTCGCGAGTAGATGGATTAATTGTGGCCATTTCGAAACAAACATCAGATTTTACACACCTCGATCAGTTCGAAAAAATTGGCATTCCTGTAGTTTATTATACCCGCAACCCAAGCTTTAACCTCAATTGCCACAAAGTGTTGAGCAATACCCATCAGGGTTGCTATATGGCTACCGAATACCTCATTAACCGGGGGCATCAAAAAGTAGCTTATCTGGGCGGACCCAAAATGGTTAATTTTAGTCACGATCGCTTTTCGGGTTACATCAATGCGCTTAAAGACAATAATATTTCGTTTAATGCAGCACACGTAGCCTATACCGATTTTGATGAGGAAAACAATTTACTGGCCATTAAAAAACTGTTTAGCGATTATGATAGCAGTCCTACAGCCCTGGTAGCTTTTAAAGAAAAGCTGCTTTTCGATACGCTTAGGTTCTTAAAATCAGTTGATCACCCGGCTTATCAATCGCTCGAATGTATTGGCTTCGGGAACGATCCTATTATTGCCTATCTCAGTTCATCGCCAATTGCTTCTATTGAAGAAAACCCAGAGTTACTGGGAGAGCAGGCAGTAAGTTTGGTGGTTAAACTTATTAGTGGTGAGATTGAAACGAATGCCTACAAAAAGGTAATTGTAAACTGCAACCTTAAGGTGCATGCAATAAGCTAA
- a CDS encoding polysaccharide lyase produces the protein MNSKHFIACLLLIFSAIFGCKKNAATSNEENKALADPAPKSGAVTEAYPSNINTSFTHADGAYSYSEASADFGSANLTGWNEDRAYISGNWARATLAPNSVSNGLIAGADISDGSAYEATFKVRFHSQFDWSRGGKVGFGFLIGEGNTGCDIASDGNGGSLRLMWYNTGSRVFFQPYVYHRDMAGPCGDTFGKSYPATGSLVKGDTYTVHLYAKSNTGSTKNGWVQVIINGTTVLDQSIRWTTNDAQRLINRLSFHNFRGGKDVAVWGSSQTSYIYFDDLVVNKIQ, from the coding sequence ATGAATTCAAAACATTTTATTGCCTGTCTGTTGCTTATATTTTCGGCAATATTCGGGTGTAAAAAAAATGCAGCCACATCTAACGAAGAAAATAAGGCACTTGCCGATCCAGCTCCGAAATCAGGTGCTGTAACCGAAGCCTACCCAAGTAACATCAATACCAGTTTTACCCATGCCGATGGGGCTTATTCTTACAGCGAAGCAAGCGCCGATTTTGGCAGCGCAAATTTAACCGGCTGGAACGAAGACAGGGCCTATATTTCGGGTAACTGGGCACGTGCAACATTGGCACCAAATTCGGTTTCTAACGGATTAATTGCCGGAGCCGATATTTCGGATGGTTCGGCTTACGAGGCTACTTTTAAAGTACGTTTCCACAGCCAGTTCGATTGGAGTAGAGGCGGTAAAGTAGGTTTTGGCTTTCTGATTGGTGAAGGCAATACCGGTTGCGACATTGCCAGCGATGGTAACGGCGGAAGTTTACGTTTAATGTGGTACAATACCGGTAGTCGTGTGTTCTTTCAGCCTTACGTGTATCATAGGGATATGGCTGGCCCTTGTGGCGATACTTTTGGTAAATCTTACCCGGCTACAGGTAGCTTGGTTAAAGGCGATACTTACACTGTTCATTTATATGCAAAAAGCAATACCGGATCAACTAAAAATGGCTGGGTACAGGTAATTATTAACGGTACCACCGTACTCGATCAATCTATCCGCTGGACCACCAACGACGCACAACGTTTAATCAACAGACTATCTTTTCACAATTTCAGGGGAGGTAAAGATGTTGCAGTTTGGGGCTCGAGCCAAACCAGTTACATCTATTTTGACGATCTTGTAGTGAATAAAATCCAATAG
- a CDS encoding phosphoheptose isomerase: protein MTNDKKEIFESVAQRLKIEGFNVVNRDETRPWGGFFVIDEAQAQQFADTYFDGLNVEDLKIGGKLSPKILIVAPNTRLSWQYHHRRAEIWQVVTGTVGIKTSQTDEEGEVKQYGPKDQIKLQQGERHRLIGLEDWGVVAEIWQHTDAANPSDESDIVRVQDDFGR from the coding sequence ATGACAAACGATAAAAAAGAAATATTCGAAAGTGTAGCACAACGTTTAAAAATTGAAGGTTTTAATGTAGTAAACCGCGATGAAACCCGCCCTTGGGGTGGTTTCTTTGTAATAGACGAAGCGCAGGCACAACAATTTGCCGATACCTATTTTGATGGATTAAATGTAGAAGACCTTAAAATTGGTGGTAAATTAAGCCCGAAAATTTTAATTGTTGCACCAAACACACGTCTTTCGTGGCAATACCACCACCGCAGAGCCGAAATTTGGCAAGTAGTAACCGGTACTGTTGGTATTAAAACCAGCCAGACTGACGAGGAAGGTGAAGTAAAACAATACGGACCAAAAGATCAGATTAAATTACAGCAAGGCGAACGCCACCGTTTAATCGGTTTAGAAGATTGGGGTGTAGTTGCAGAAATCTGGCAACATACCGATGCTGCAAACCCATCAGATGAAAGCGATATTGTTCGCGTTCAGGACGATTTCGGTAGATAA
- a CDS encoding acyl-CoA desaturase yields the protein MIILIFFLCHWFLSLFSQTFFLHRYSSHKMFKMELFWERFFYLVLLISQGSSFLNPRAYAILHRMHHAYSDTEKDPHSPHFFKDVFGMMIATKNMYMNYLHFKIQPEPAFQGNYPEWPLVDRIGDSWFWRIGCGLFYIGFYVAFANHWWMFLLLPIHFLMGPLHGAIVNWCGHKYGYSNHDNEDHSKNSLPWDFLLMGELFQNNHHKKPNSPNFATKWWEFDPTYPVMKVLHWMRIIKIRKIH from the coding sequence ATGATTATCCTTATATTTTTTCTTTGCCACTGGTTTTTATCACTATTCAGCCAAACCTTTTTCCTGCACCGTTATTCATCACATAAAATGTTTAAAATGGAGCTTTTTTGGGAAAGGTTTTTCTATTTGGTGCTATTAATCTCGCAAGGCTCATCATTTTTAAATCCACGGGCTTATGCCATTCTTCACCGGATGCACCATGCCTATAGCGATACCGAGAAAGATCCGCATTCGCCACATTTTTTTAAGGATGTTTTCGGGATGATGATTGCCACAAAGAATATGTACATGAATTACCTGCATTTTAAAATACAGCCAGAACCTGCTTTTCAGGGTAATTACCCGGAGTGGCCGTTGGTTGACCGCATTGGTGATTCGTGGTTTTGGAGAATTGGTTGCGGTTTATTTTATATTGGCTTTTACGTGGCTTTTGCCAACCACTGGTGGATGTTCCTGTTATTGCCAATTCACTTTCTAATGGGGCCACTACACGGTGCTATTGTAAACTGGTGCGGGCATAAATACGGTTACTCAAACCACGATAACGAAGATCACAGTAAAAACTCGTTGCCATGGGATTTCCTTTTAATGGGCGAGCTTTTTCAGAACAATCACCACAAGAAACCGAATAGCCCAAACTTTGCTACTAAATGGTGGGAATTTGATCCAACTTATCCGGTAATGAAGGTTTTGCACTGGATGCGTATTATTAAAATCCGGAAAATACATTAA
- a CDS encoding DUF1475 family protein: MISFLKIVFSILLAFMCYKVITTSLESNLFEQWDFLGSIPWMRATLWDFYANIFIITLWMFYKEKSIILKISIAILFVCLGSIATLAYVLVYLFKLKPGEGVKELLLRREA, encoded by the coding sequence ATGATCAGCTTCCTCAAAATAGTCTTTTCCATTCTATTGGCCTTCATGTGCTATAAAGTTATAACCACTTCGCTGGAAAGTAACCTGTTTGAGCAGTGGGATTTTTTAGGCAGTATCCCCTGGATGCGCGCCACCCTATGGGATTTTTATGCTAACATTTTCATTATCACCCTGTGGATGTTTTACAAAGAAAAAAGCATTATTCTTAAAATCTCTATTGCCATTTTGTTCGTATGTTTAGGTAGTATAGCAACTTTAGCCTATGTTTTAGTGTATTTGTTTAAACTAAAACCCGGCGAAGGTGTTAAAGAATTACTTTTAAGGCGTGAGGCGTAG
- a CDS encoding DUF1295 domain-containing protein, producing MPFQTGHLLFIAFISLISCCLIMALVWLWAKKIRNAGVVDVFWALNFPVITIITFFLSDGFEPRKILICGMFLLAELRLGVHLWQRVIGHLNEEEGRYQQLRKEWGDKADRNFFVFFQFQAISNVILAIPFFIVTANPSQTISILEYLGAGIWVIAFFGEMIADRQLAEFKKDPKNKGQVCNTGLWHYSRHPNYFFEWVIWLAYFVFALASPWGVLAIISPAIILYLLTRVTGVPNNEEQNLRSKPAAYKKYQETTSAFFPWRKKR from the coding sequence ATGCCGTTCCAAACAGGACATCTATTATTTATTGCCTTCATATCGCTTATTTCGTGTTGCCTGATTATGGCTTTGGTTTGGCTATGGGCAAAAAAGATCAGAAATGCAGGTGTTGTTGATGTGTTTTGGGCATTAAATTTCCCGGTAATTACCATTATTACTTTCTTTTTATCCGATGGTTTTGAACCGCGCAAAATTTTAATCTGTGGTATGTTCCTTTTGGCTGAGCTGCGGCTGGGTGTTCACCTGTGGCAACGTGTTATTGGTCATTTAAACGAAGAAGAAGGGCGGTACCAGCAGCTGCGTAAGGAATGGGGTGATAAAGCCGACCGCAATTTTTTTGTGTTTTTTCAGTTTCAGGCTATTTCCAATGTTATTTTAGCCATACCATTCTTTATTGTTACTGCAAACCCCTCACAAACCATTTCTATTTTAGAATACCTTGGCGCAGGGATATGGGTTATTGCTTTTTTTGGAGAAATGATTGCCGATAGGCAGCTGGCCGAATTTAAAAAGGATCCCAAAAACAAAGGGCAGGTATGCAATACTGGCTTATGGCATTATAGCCGCCATCCCAATTATTTTTTCGAATGGGTAATCTGGCTCGCTTATTTTGTTTTTGCCCTCGCATCGCCCTGGGGCGTACTGGCCATTATTAGTCCGGCCATTATTTTATATTTATTAACCCGGGTTACAGGTGTGCCAAATAATGAAGAACAAAACCTGCGCAGCAAACCAGCAGCTTATAAAAAGTATCAGGAAACAACGAGTGCCTTTTTTCCGTGGAGAAAAAAGAGGTGA
- a CDS encoding cyclopropane-fatty-acyl-phospholipid synthase family protein, with translation MWYDKLLENDKLPDAALRIGIRKLCKQRLDDETLGDEELQQEKFMDLVAELKQSPIAVNTADANEQHYELPTEFFQYCLGKNLKYSSGYWKPGVKDIDTSEDDMLALTCKRAGLQDGQNVLELGCGWGSLSLYMAAKFPRSTFTVVSNSATQKVFIDKTAKERGIDNLTVLTADMNTFTIADTFDRVVSVEMFEHMRNYKFLLNKVASLLKPDGKLFVHIFTHKTLAYKFEVIDETDWMSKYFFTGGIMPSNHLFFYFNDDLKIDKHWVVNGTNYGKTSEAWLSNMDKHKKEIMPIFENTYGKDQAVKWWVYWRLFYMSCAELFNYNKGNEWMVCHYLFEKNG, from the coding sequence ATGTGGTACGATAAACTTTTAGAAAACGATAAACTTCCGGATGCAGCCTTGCGTATCGGTATCAGAAAATTATGCAAACAACGCCTGGATGATGAAACCCTGGGTGATGAAGAATTACAGCAGGAAAAATTTATGGACCTGGTTGCCGAATTAAAGCAATCGCCAATTGCTGTAAATACCGCCGATGCGAACGAGCAGCATTACGAATTGCCTACTGAGTTTTTTCAGTATTGTTTGGGCAAAAACCTAAAATACAGCAGCGGTTACTGGAAACCTGGGGTGAAAGATATTGATACCTCTGAAGATGATATGCTGGCTTTAACCTGTAAAAGAGCCGGTTTGCAAGATGGCCAGAATGTGCTGGAGCTGGGCTGCGGCTGGGGCTCACTTTCGCTTTATATGGCGGCTAAGTTTCCTAGAAGCACTTTTACGGTAGTATCTAATTCTGCTACACAAAAGGTTTTTATCGATAAAACTGCAAAAGAACGGGGTATTGATAACCTGACTGTTTTAACGGCTGACATGAATACCTTTACCATTGCCGATACATTTGACCGTGTTGTTTCTGTAGAAATGTTTGAGCACATGCGTAACTACAAATTTTTGCTCAACAAAGTGGCTTCTCTTCTAAAACCTGATGGAAAGCTCTTTGTACACATATTTACTCACAAAACACTGGCTTACAAATTTGAAGTAATTGATGAAACCGACTGGATGAGCAAATACTTTTTTACCGGTGGCATTATGCCGTCGAACCACCTGTTTTTTTATTTCAACGATGATTTAAAGATTGATAAACATTGGGTGGTAAACGGAACCAATTACGGTAAAACATCCGAAGCCTGGTTAAGCAATATGGACAAGCACAAAAAAGAAATTATGCCCATCTTCGAAAATACGTATGGTAAAGACCAGGCTGTAAAGTGGTGGGTGTACTGGCGCTTGTTTTACATGTCGTGCGCCGAACTTTTTAATTACAATAAAGGAAACGAATGGATGGTGTGCCATTATTTGTTCGAAAAAAACGGGTGA
- a CDS encoding NAD(P)/FAD-dependent oxidoreductase, whose amino-acid sequence MKTLAIIGSGIAGMGCAHKLQHQYNITLFEELDYIGGHTNTITLEEDGRPIYLDSGFMVFNYQTYPNLTELFGEIDAPVIKTDMSFSVQFLPKKLEYSGSSLNHLFAQRKNLFNIPYLKMLMQINRFNKESVEILDKPEYQDYSIGKFFKEFGYSDEMLWQYLIPMSAAVWSAPMEQILDFPAVTLIRFFKNHGFLGLNTQHQWYTLQNGSQAYREKLIAPFRERIKTNTKIVAVKRQENGRVEVETAKGEKFEYDKVIMASHADQTFEIVKDKTDLETALISKFKYQLNKAVVHTDEAQMPKAKLAWSSWNYRVEKQGDKLLPSTIYWMNSLQGVSKKQDYFVSINPTETLNPEKVIKEIDYHHPLFDVPAMQAQESLHKLNESGPVYYCGSYFKYGFHEDAYKSAVDLCRNLL is encoded by the coding sequence ATGAAAACACTCGCCATTATAGGCTCCGGAATAGCAGGAATGGGTTGCGCCCATAAACTGCAACATCAATATAATATCACCCTGTTTGAGGAACTGGATTATATTGGTGGCCATACCAATACGATTACACTCGAAGAAGATGGCCGGCCCATTTATCTCGACAGTGGTTTTATGGTTTTTAATTACCAAACCTACCCAAACCTCACTGAGCTATTCGGCGAAATTGACGCACCTGTTATCAAAACAGATATGTCTTTCAGCGTTCAGTTTCTGCCAAAAAAGTTAGAATATAGTGGTTCAAGTTTAAACCACTTGTTTGCGCAGCGTAAAAACCTGTTCAATATTCCTTATTTAAAAATGTTGATGCAGATTAACCGTTTCAACAAAGAAAGTGTAGAAATTCTGGATAAACCCGAATATCAGGATTATTCGATCGGTAAATTCTTTAAGGAGTTTGGTTATAGCGATGAGATGCTCTGGCAATACCTTATCCCCATGAGTGCGGCTGTTTGGAGTGCCCCGATGGAACAGATTTTGGATTTTCCGGCCGTAACGCTTATCCGTTTCTTTAAAAACCATGGGTTTTTAGGCTTAAATACCCAGCATCAGTGGTATACCTTGCAAAACGGGAGTCAGGCTTATCGCGAAAAACTCATAGCGCCTTTTCGTGAGCGGATTAAAACCAACACCAAAATTGTTGCGGTAAAACGGCAGGAAAATGGCAGGGTTGAAGTAGAAACAGCTAAGGGAGAAAAATTTGAATACGATAAGGTGATTATGGCTAGCCATGCCGATCAGACTTTCGAAATTGTAAAGGATAAAACCGACTTAGAAACAGCATTAATTTCGAAATTCAAATACCAGTTAAATAAGGCCGTTGTACATACTGATGAAGCACAGATGCCTAAAGCAAAACTAGCCTGGAGCAGCTGGAATTACCGGGTAGAAAAACAGGGCGATAAATTATTGCCAAGCACCATTTACTGGATGAACAGTTTGCAGGGCGTTTCTAAAAAGCAGGATTACTTTGTTTCCATTAATCCAACCGAAACATTAAACCCGGAAAAGGTTATCAAAGAGATTGATTATCACCACCCGCTGTTCGATGTACCGGCTATGCAGGCGCAAGAATCGCTTCACAAACTAAATGAAAGCGGACCTGTTTATTACTGTGGCAGCTATTTTAAATATGGTTTCCACGAAGATGCTTATAAGAGTGCGGTGGATTTGTGCAGGAATCTTCTCTAA
- a CDS encoding DUF1365 domain-containing protein, which yields MGFTSSIFTAKVMHHRLAPKKHSFWYNIYMFYIDLDELDLLAQKLRWFSYNKFNLFSFRDSEHLQLPKENPDKTKNTRQHLVDYLLENGVDGSGLKIKLLTNLNVLGYNFNPVSFYYCFDQLDNPVCCVAEISNTYREMKLFFFGKDELHGDTFKKITTKYFYVSPFIDHDNVFDFKLKVPADKLDIEIDDLDKAGNRFFISTLKGERKLLTNRSMLKYFFAIPLIPLQVMGMIHWQALKLWLKKIPFHPKAKNPQLQRNVYKPYKP from the coding sequence ATGGGATTTACCTCCAGTATATTCACTGCCAAAGTGATGCATCATCGCTTGGCACCCAAAAAACATTCTTTTTGGTACAACATTTATATGTTTTACATCGATCTGGATGAGCTGGATTTGCTTGCTCAGAAATTACGCTGGTTTAGCTACAACAAGTTTAATCTCTTTTCCTTTCGCGATAGTGAGCACCTGCAGCTGCCTAAGGAAAATCCTGATAAAACGAAAAATACCCGCCAGCATTTAGTAGATTATTTATTGGAAAATGGGGTAGATGGTAGCGGACTTAAAATAAAGCTGCTCACCAACCTCAATGTTTTGGGCTATAATTTCAACCCGGTTTCATTTTATTATTGTTTTGATCAATTGGATAATCCGGTGTGTTGTGTGGCAGAAATCAGCAATACTTACCGCGAAATGAAGCTGTTTTTCTTCGGGAAAGACGAATTGCATGGCGATACCTTTAAAAAAATAACAACAAAATATTTTTATGTATCGCCATTTATCGATCATGACAATGTTTTCGATTTTAAACTGAAGGTACCTGCTGATAAACTCGATATTGAAATTGATGATCTGGATAAGGCAGGTAACCGTTTTTTTATCAGCACTTTAAAAGGCGAAAGGAAGTTGTTAACAAACCGGAGTATGTTAAAGTATTTCTTTGCGATACCATTAATTCCGCTGCAGGTTATGGGCATGATTCATTGGCAGGCACTGAAGCTTTGGTTAAAAAAGATACCTTTTCATCCTAAAGCCAAAAACCCTCAGCTGCAACGTAACGTATATAAGCCATATAAACCTTAA
- a CDS encoding cyclopropane-fatty-acyl-phospholipid synthase family protein, with protein MNTLVATRTSTGFFEKVVLNALSKMTLGKLELSMPNGEILVFGNGEHKIEANIQVNHPDFFKSIALYGDIGFGEAYTDGLWDTTNITNVIKWVILNIENAPSITGSKVKSFALGLLKWVNKIYHVKRANTLAGSRKNISEHYDLNNDFFATFLDKTMTYSSGYFLNENTTLEESQYAKYDRLAKQLKIKATDHVLEIGSGWGGNAIFLAKKYGCKVTSVTISKEQQKLAQERVYAEKLEDRVSVIIQDYRKITGTFDKIVSIEMLEAVGHQYLEAYFEKCQELLKPDGIFAFQVITSPDSRYDKLRTGVDWIQKHIFPGSLLPSVAAMNKAINETGDLTLVDLKDMGLDYARTLHLWFIEFNKNLDKVKTLGFGETFIRKWNYYLNYCEAAFAMRNINVMQMVYSRPNNTGR; from the coding sequence ATGAATACGCTTGTCGCTACCAGAACATCAACCGGGTTTTTCGAAAAAGTGGTGCTAAATGCACTTTCTAAAATGACTTTAGGGAAACTGGAACTTTCGATGCCAAATGGAGAAATTTTGGTTTTTGGCAATGGAGAACATAAAATTGAGGCCAATATCCAGGTTAACCATCCCGATTTTTTTAAATCGATAGCACTTTATGGCGATATTGGTTTTGGTGAGGCCTACACCGATGGACTTTGGGATACCACAAACATTACCAATGTTATTAAATGGGTTATCCTCAATATCGAAAATGCACCTTCGATTACTGGAAGTAAGGTTAAATCGTTTGCTTTGGGTCTGCTGAAATGGGTAAACAAAATTTACCACGTAAAGCGGGCAAACACATTGGCCGGATCCCGGAAAAATATTTCGGAACATTACGATTTGAACAACGATTTCTTTGCTACATTTTTAGATAAGACCATGACTTACTCGAGCGGTTATTTTCTTAATGAAAATACCACTTTAGAAGAATCGCAATATGCCAAGTACGATAGGTTGGCCAAACAACTGAAAATTAAAGCTACTGATCATGTTTTGGAAATTGGCAGCGGCTGGGGTGGGAACGCCATCTTTCTGGCCAAAAAATATGGCTGCAAAGTTACCTCGGTTACCATTTCTAAAGAACAGCAGAAATTGGCCCAGGAGCGGGTTTATGCCGAAAAACTCGAAGATAGAGTGTCGGTTATTATTCAAGATTACCGCAAAATTACCGGAACTTTTGATAAGATTGTATCGATTGAAATGCTCGAAGCTGTTGGACACCAATACCTGGAAGCCTATTTTGAAAAATGCCAGGAACTTTTAAAACCCGATGGTATTTTCGCTTTTCAGGTAATTACCTCGCCCGATAGCCGCTATGATAAATTGCGCACCGGGGTAGACTGGATACAGAAACATATATTTCCGGGTTCTCTTTTGCCATCGGTTGCAGCTATGAATAAAGCAATAAACGAAACCGGTGATTTGACACTTGTTGATTTAAAAGACATGGGGTTGGATTACGCGCGTACACTTCACTTATGGTTTATAGAATTTAATAAAAACCTCGATAAGGTTAAGACCCTTGGTTTCGGCGAAACTTTTATCCGCAAATGGAATTATTATTTAAACTATTGCGAAGCTGCCTTTGCCATGCGCAATATCAATGTAATGCAGATGGTGTACTCAAGACCAAATAATACTGGAAGATAA